One genomic segment of Acanthopagrus latus isolate v.2019 chromosome 14, fAcaLat1.1, whole genome shotgun sequence includes these proteins:
- the creb3l2 gene encoding cyclic AMP-responsive element-binding protein 3-like protein 2 isoform X2, producing MEGEDGGDLSPSSPLPPHITAEHSYSLCGDSRPQSPLSHLTGEHGSEAESDGDSSEWPMEQDEAIDSLLCETPTLLPTLSLSLSSGPQAPEGPAVAPAAAAAATTTAAAPVQTTVSSHNTGKGIKIKEESIIPQIKLEPHEVDQFLNLSPKGLESLQMPPTPPSSHGSDSEGSQSPVHAPPGLSCPTSPTSPPPSQAGLKVSPRTASCLSNSPLLTAPHKLQGSGPLMLTEEERRTLVAEGYPVPTKLPLTKAEEKALKKIRRKIKNKISAQESRRKKKEYMDTLEKKVETCSNENNELRRKVENLECTNKSLLQQLQSLQAVVAGKVPKSCRVAGTQTSSCLMVVVLCFSLFLGSFYPSSLTPCSSTITETGVASKQLGVESYTTTVKSRSLLSTFEEEPPYVLGLGGEYPDQIEDAPAVVMAAWRRSEQQKLVVEPSRVETHPPFRNKSNDTQTSKNLLMDMHRSLEQRANESRSKVIELERTVNETS from the exons ATGGAGGGCGAGGACGGAGGCGACCTCTCCCCGTCGTCGCCTCTCCCGCCGCACATCACGGCCGAGCACAGCTACTCGCTCTGCGGGGACAGTCGGCCGCAGTCGCCCCTGTCGCACCTGACCGGAGAGCACGGCAGCGAAGCCG AGTCCGATGGGGATTCATCCGAGTGGCCCATGGAGCAGGACGAGGCCATCGACAGCCTCCTGTGTGAGactcccaccctcctccccaCCCTCTCCCTGTCACTGTCCTCGGGGCCTCAAGCACCCGAGGGCCCGGCTGTGgcccctgctgctgccgccgccgccaccaccaccgccgccgccccAGTTCAGACCACAGTCAGCAgccacaacacaggcaaagGCATCAAG ATTAAGGAGGAGAGCATCATCCCTCAGATTAAACTGGAGCCTCATGAAGTCGACCAGTTCCTCAATCTTTCACCCAAAG GTCTGGAGTCTCTGCAGATGCCTCCCACTCCTCCCAGCTCCCACGGCAGCGACTCGGAGGGCAGCCAGAGCCCCGTCCACGCTCCGCCCGGCCTGTCCTgccccacctcccccaccaGCCCTCCTCCATCCCAGGCCGGCCTGAAGGTGTCGCCTCGCACCGCCTCCTGCCTGTCCAACTCCCCCCTGCTCACCGCCCCTCAC AAGCTGCAGGGGTCCGGCCCGTTGATGCTGACGGAGGAGGAGCGCCGGACGCTGGTGGCTGAAGGTTACCCGGTCCCCACCAAGCTGCCGCTCACCAAAGCCGAGGAGAAGGCGCTGAAGAAGATCCGCAGGAAGATCAAAAATAAG ATTTCTGCTCAGGAGAGTcgcaggaagaagaaagagtACATGGACACCCTGGAGAAGAA GGTGGAGACCTGCTCCAACGAAAACAACGAGCTGCGCAGGAAAGTGGAAAATCTGGAGTGTACAAACAA GTCTCtgttacagcagctgcagtcgctGCAGGCGGTCGTGGCTGGAAAAGTCCCAAAGTCCTGCAGGGTGGCCGGGACCCAGACTTCATCCTGCTTAATG gtggtcgtgttgtgtttctctctgtttttgggCAGTTTCTACCCCAGCAGTTTGACTCCGTGCTCCTCCACCATCACTGAAACTGGAGTCGCCTCCAAACAGCTGGGTGTGGAGTCCTACACAACCACAg TCAAGTCGAGGAGTCTGTTATCAACCTTCGAAGAAGAGCCGCCATACGTCCTCGGCCTGGGCGGAGAATATCCCGACCAGATAGAGGACGCGCCggccgtcgtcatggcagcgTGGCGTCGCTCCGAGCAGCAGAAACTGGTGGTGGAGCCCAGCAGGGTGGAGACACACCCACCCTTCAGGAATAAAAGCAACGACACGCAGACGTCAAAAAACCTGCTGATGGACAtgcacag GTCTCTGGAGCAGAGGGCGAATGAGAGCAGGAGTAAAGTGATAGAGCTGGAGCGAACGGTCAACGAGACCTCCTGA
- the creb3l2 gene encoding cyclic AMP-responsive element-binding protein 3-like protein 2 isoform X1, with protein sequence MEILDSSEPFLHWDRNLSELSEAGEIDCALYTNHFSELLDDLSQDALLGQLLSDPFLSGVRGGGEAMEGEDGGDLSPSSPLPPHITAEHSYSLCGDSRPQSPLSHLTGEHGSEAESDGDSSEWPMEQDEAIDSLLCETPTLLPTLSLSLSSGPQAPEGPAVAPAAAAAATTTAAAPVQTTVSSHNTGKGIKIKEESIIPQIKLEPHEVDQFLNLSPKGLESLQMPPTPPSSHGSDSEGSQSPVHAPPGLSCPTSPTSPPPSQAGLKVSPRTASCLSNSPLLTAPHKLQGSGPLMLTEEERRTLVAEGYPVPTKLPLTKAEEKALKKIRRKIKNKISAQESRRKKKEYMDTLEKKVETCSNENNELRRKVENLECTNKSLLQQLQSLQAVVAGKVPKSCRVAGTQTSSCLMVVVLCFSLFLGSFYPSSLTPCSSTITETGVASKQLGVESYTTTVKSRSLLSTFEEEPPYVLGLGGEYPDQIEDAPAVVMAAWRRSEQQKLVVEPSRVETHPPFRNKSNDTQTSKNLLMDMHRSLEQRANESRSKVIELERTVNETS encoded by the exons CATTTCTCTGAGCTCCTGGACGACCTCTCCCAGGATGCCTTGCTGGGTCAGCTGCTCAGCGACCCCTTCCTGTCCGGAGTGCGAGGCGGCGGGGAAGCCATGGAGGGCGAGGACGGAGGCGACCTCTCCCCGTCGTCGCCTCTCCCGCCGCACATCACGGCCGAGCACAGCTACTCGCTCTGCGGGGACAGTCGGCCGCAGTCGCCCCTGTCGCACCTGACCGGAGAGCACGGCAGCGAAGCCG AGTCCGATGGGGATTCATCCGAGTGGCCCATGGAGCAGGACGAGGCCATCGACAGCCTCCTGTGTGAGactcccaccctcctccccaCCCTCTCCCTGTCACTGTCCTCGGGGCCTCAAGCACCCGAGGGCCCGGCTGTGgcccctgctgctgccgccgccgccaccaccaccgccgccgccccAGTTCAGACCACAGTCAGCAgccacaacacaggcaaagGCATCAAG ATTAAGGAGGAGAGCATCATCCCTCAGATTAAACTGGAGCCTCATGAAGTCGACCAGTTCCTCAATCTTTCACCCAAAG GTCTGGAGTCTCTGCAGATGCCTCCCACTCCTCCCAGCTCCCACGGCAGCGACTCGGAGGGCAGCCAGAGCCCCGTCCACGCTCCGCCCGGCCTGTCCTgccccacctcccccaccaGCCCTCCTCCATCCCAGGCCGGCCTGAAGGTGTCGCCTCGCACCGCCTCCTGCCTGTCCAACTCCCCCCTGCTCACCGCCCCTCAC AAGCTGCAGGGGTCCGGCCCGTTGATGCTGACGGAGGAGGAGCGCCGGACGCTGGTGGCTGAAGGTTACCCGGTCCCCACCAAGCTGCCGCTCACCAAAGCCGAGGAGAAGGCGCTGAAGAAGATCCGCAGGAAGATCAAAAATAAG ATTTCTGCTCAGGAGAGTcgcaggaagaagaaagagtACATGGACACCCTGGAGAAGAA GGTGGAGACCTGCTCCAACGAAAACAACGAGCTGCGCAGGAAAGTGGAAAATCTGGAGTGTACAAACAA GTCTCtgttacagcagctgcagtcgctGCAGGCGGTCGTGGCTGGAAAAGTCCCAAAGTCCTGCAGGGTGGCCGGGACCCAGACTTCATCCTGCTTAATG gtggtcgtgttgtgtttctctctgtttttgggCAGTTTCTACCCCAGCAGTTTGACTCCGTGCTCCTCCACCATCACTGAAACTGGAGTCGCCTCCAAACAGCTGGGTGTGGAGTCCTACACAACCACAg TCAAGTCGAGGAGTCTGTTATCAACCTTCGAAGAAGAGCCGCCATACGTCCTCGGCCTGGGCGGAGAATATCCCGACCAGATAGAGGACGCGCCggccgtcgtcatggcagcgTGGCGTCGCTCCGAGCAGCAGAAACTGGTGGTGGAGCCCAGCAGGGTGGAGACACACCCACCCTTCAGGAATAAAAGCAACGACACGCAGACGTCAAAAAACCTGCTGATGGACAtgcacag GTCTCTGGAGCAGAGGGCGAATGAGAGCAGGAGTAAAGTGATAGAGCTGGAGCGAACGGTCAACGAGACCTCCTGA